In one Salipiger abyssi genomic region, the following are encoded:
- a CDS encoding replicative DNA helicase, producing the protein MNDHSVFNPAGVEVEQAETMPHSIEAEQQLLGAILTNNDIYDRVAAILSPHHFYEPVHARIFEIAAARIAKNNLASPVTLKAFMEDDDGLKELGGPAYLARLAGAAVSSFAVRDYAQMIYDLAVRRDLIALGRDISSKASKVDVKSEPREQIVEAEQALYKLAEQGQTEGGFQSFLRAVTDAVNVANAAYQRDGGLAGISTGLVDMDKKLGGLHPSDLLILAGRPSMGKTSLATNIAFNIAKAYKRGQKHDGSEGAIDGGVVGFFSLEMSAEQLASRILAEASEISSHKIRQGDMDEKEFRRFVDAAKELEACPLYIDDTPALPISQVAARARRLKRTHGLDLIIVDYLQLLRGTADNRVQEIAEISMGLKAIAKELNIPVIALSQLSRQVESRDDKRPQLSDLRESGSIEQDADVVMFVFREEYYVEREKPSDDRLDEMAAWQEKMSRLHGKAEVIIGKQRHGPIGTVELAFESQFTRFGNLVKPWQQDGEAF; encoded by the coding sequence ATGAACGATCACAGCGTCTTCAATCCGGCCGGCGTCGAGGTCGAGCAGGCCGAGACCATGCCGCATTCGATCGAGGCCGAGCAGCAGCTCCTGGGCGCGATCCTCACCAATAACGACATCTACGACCGCGTGGCGGCGATTCTCAGCCCGCATCATTTCTACGAGCCGGTACATGCCCGCATCTTCGAGATCGCGGCGGCGCGCATCGCCAAGAACAACCTCGCCTCGCCGGTCACCCTCAAGGCCTTCATGGAGGACGATGACGGGCTGAAGGAGCTGGGCGGGCCGGCCTATCTGGCGCGCCTCGCGGGGGCGGCCGTCTCCAGCTTTGCGGTGCGCGACTATGCGCAGATGATCTACGATCTCGCGGTGCGCCGCGACCTGATCGCGCTGGGGCGCGACATCTCGTCGAAAGCCTCCAAGGTCGATGTGAAATCCGAGCCGCGCGAGCAGATCGTCGAGGCCGAACAGGCGCTCTACAAGCTTGCCGAGCAGGGCCAGACCGAAGGCGGCTTCCAGAGCTTCCTGCGCGCCGTCACCGATGCGGTCAACGTCGCCAACGCCGCTTATCAGCGCGATGGCGGACTGGCCGGCATCTCCACCGGCCTCGTCGACATGGACAAGAAGCTCGGCGGGCTGCACCCTTCCGACCTTCTGATCCTCGCCGGGCGCCCGTCGATGGGCAAGACCTCGCTGGCCACCAACATCGCCTTCAACATCGCCAAGGCCTATAAGCGCGGCCAGAAACACGACGGCAGCGAGGGCGCCATCGACGGCGGCGTCGTGGGGTTCTTCTCGCTCGAAATGAGCGCCGAGCAGCTCGCCAGCCGGATCCTCGCCGAAGCCTCCGAGATCTCCAGCCACAAGATCCGTCAGGGCGACATGGACGAAAAGGAATTCCGCCGCTTCGTCGACGCCGCCAAGGAGCTGGAGGCGTGCCCGCTCTATATCGACGACACGCCGGCGCTGCCGATCTCGCAGGTCGCCGCCCGCGCCCGGCGGCTGAAGCGGACCCACGGGCTCGACCTGATCATCGTCGACTATCTCCAGCTGCTGCGCGGCACCGCCGACAACCGGGTGCAGGAGATCGCCGAGATCTCCATGGGTCTCAAGGCCATCGCCAAGGAGCTCAACATCCCCGTGATCGCGCTGTCGCAGCTCTCGCGTCAGGTCGAAAGCCGCGACGACAAGCGCCCGCAGCTCTCGGACCTGCGCGAATCGGGCTCGATCGAGCAGGATGCCGACGTGGTGATGTTCGTGTTCCGCGAGGAATACTATGTCGAGCGCGAGAAACCCTCCGACGACCGGCTCGACGAGATGGCCGCCTGGCAGGAGAAAATGTCGCGCCTGCACGGCAAGGCCGAGGTGATCATCGGCAAGCAGCGTCACGGCCCCATCGGCACGGTGGAGCTGGCCTTCGAAAGCCAGTTCACCCGCTTCGGCAACCTCGTCAAACCCTGGCAGCAGGACGGCGAAGCGTTCTGA
- a CDS encoding orotate phosphoribosyltransferase, translated as MIPSSYPSPEEMARLTARMLWEIGAVHFMENGTPFKLASGLPSPVYIDCRKPNSFPRVRSTLMDFLTVTVMRNAGFEAFDNIAGGETAGIPFAAMVAERMALPMTYVRKKPKGYGRNARIEGVMTEGQRVLLVEDLTTDGGSKLSFVDAIRETGATCAHTAVIFYYGIFPETTKTLGDHGVDLHYLCTWHDVLAEAKARGGFDAETLNAVEAFLADPRKWQAENGA; from the coding sequence ATGATCCCCTCGTCCTACCCCTCGCCCGAAGAAATGGCCCGGCTGACCGCGCGGATGCTGTGGGAGATCGGGGCGGTGCATTTCATGGAGAACGGCACGCCGTTCAAGCTCGCCTCCGGCCTGCCCTCGCCGGTCTATATCGACTGCCGCAAGCCCAACTCCTTCCCGCGCGTGCGCTCGACGCTGATGGATTTCCTCACCGTCACGGTGATGCGCAACGCCGGCTTCGAGGCCTTCGACAATATCGCCGGCGGCGAGACGGCCGGAATCCCTTTTGCCGCCATGGTCGCCGAGCGCATGGCGCTGCCGATGACCTATGTGCGCAAGAAACCCAAGGGCTACGGGCGCAATGCCCGCATCGAGGGCGTGATGACCGAGGGCCAGCGGGTGCTGCTGGTGGAGGATCTGACCACCGATGGTGGCTCGAAACTGAGCTTTGTCGATGCCATCCGCGAGACCGGCGCCACCTGCGCCCATACGGCGGTGATCTTCTATTACGGCATCTTCCCCGAGACCACCAAGACGCTCGGCGATCACGGCGTCGATCTGCATTACCTCTGCACCTGGCACGACGTTCTGGCCGAGGCCAAGGCGCGCGGCGGCTTCGATGCCGAGACGCTGAACGCGGTCGAGGCGTTTCTTGCCGACCCGCGCAAGTGGCAGGCGGAAAACGGCGCGTAA
- the pyrC gene encoding dihydroorotase, which translates to MTQITLRRPDDWHLHLRDGEMLRAMAPETARHFCRAIIMPNLVPPVVTGDQAAAYRERILAALPEGSGFTPLMTLYLTETTDPADVAKAHEDGLITALKLYPAGATTNSASGVRDFDKVRPVLETMADRGIPLCVHGEVVDPEVDIFDREAVFIDRVLDPIRRSTPGLRVVMEHITTKDGADYARAGGADLGATITTHHLVINRNHILVGGIKPHYYCLPVAKREIHRQALLAAATGGEACFFLGTDSAPHTDPNKESACGCAGCFTATNTLSILAEVFEQAGALDRLEGFASLNGPRFYRLPANEDTLTLTKGAPVQYPPKIETGEGPVTVFDPGFPLHWRVE; encoded by the coding sequence ATGACCCAGATCACGCTTCGCCGCCCCGACGACTGGCACCTGCATCTGCGCGATGGCGAGATGCTGCGGGCCATGGCCCCCGAAACCGCCCGCCATTTCTGCCGGGCGATCATCATGCCCAATCTGGTACCGCCGGTGGTGACCGGCGATCAGGCCGCCGCCTATCGCGAGCGCATCCTTGCGGCCCTGCCCGAGGGCAGCGGCTTCACCCCGCTGATGACGCTCTATCTGACCGAAACCACCGATCCGGCGGATGTGGCCAAGGCGCATGAGGACGGGCTCATCACCGCGCTGAAGCTCTACCCGGCGGGCGCCACCACCAACTCCGCCTCCGGCGTGCGCGATTTCGACAAGGTGCGCCCGGTGCTGGAGACCATGGCCGATCGCGGCATTCCGCTTTGCGTGCATGGCGAGGTGGTCGATCCGGAGGTGGATATCTTCGACCGCGAGGCGGTGTTCATCGACCGGGTGCTCGACCCGATCCGCCGCAGCACGCCGGGGCTGCGGGTGGTGATGGAGCATATCACCACCAAGGACGGTGCCGATTACGCCCGCGCGGGCGGCGCCGATCTCGGCGCCACGATCACCACGCATCACCTGGTGATCAACCGCAACCACATCCTCGTCGGCGGTATCAAGCCGCATTACTACTGCCTGCCCGTGGCCAAGCGCGAGATCCATCGCCAGGCGCTGCTGGCTGCCGCCACCGGTGGCGAGGCCTGTTTCTTCCTCGGCACCGACAGCGCGCCGCATACCGATCCCAACAAGGAAAGCGCCTGCGGCTGCGCCGGCTGCTTCACCGCCACCAACACCCTGTCGATCCTCGCCGAGGTCTTCGAACAGGCCGGCGCGCTGGACAGGCTGGAGGGCTTCGCCTCGCTGAACGGGCCGCGCTTCTACCGGCTGCCCGCCAATGAGGACACGCTGACCCTGACCAAAGGCGCGCCGGTGCAATATCCGCCGAAGATCGAGACAGGCGAGGGCCCGGTCACGGTCTTTGATCCGGGATTCCCGCTGCACTGGCGCGTGGAATGA
- a CDS encoding cytochrome b/b6 domain-containing protein — protein MPLANSPTTYGPVARAFHWLIALGILLMIPLGWIAHLAPMQDADQIALKTTLFSVHKTLGVALFLLALGRILWALVQPKPVPLHPHRKGETLLAEAIHWVLYAALVLVPLSGWVEHAATDGFAPILWPLGQNLPFVPTSPQLAETAATVHFLSQWALVGALVLHIVGALKHTLIDRDATLARMARGTPAGGEGHGHGFALPLALALLVWAGVLGGGAAAGYFAQDERAESPALEQAASDWQVQEGTLSISLVQMGSEVTGSFADWTAAIAFEPQAAPGKTGEVTVTISIPSLTLGSVTSQALGPDFFAAETHPTATFQADLMNAADGYVAEGTLTLKGAEVPVSLPFSLTLDGDTAEMSGRTTLDRMNYGIGENMADAGQLSHEVEVIVELTATRSAE, from the coding sequence ATGCCCCTCGCCAATTCGCCCACCACCTACGGCCCGGTCGCGCGCGCCTTTCACTGGCTGATCGCGCTCGGCATTCTGCTGATGATCCCGCTGGGCTGGATCGCGCATCTGGCGCCGATGCAGGACGCGGATCAGATCGCGCTCAAGACCACGCTGTTCTCGGTCCACAAGACGCTGGGCGTGGCGCTGTTCCTGCTGGCGCTGGGGCGCATCCTCTGGGCGCTGGTGCAGCCGAAGCCGGTGCCGCTGCATCCGCATCGCAAGGGCGAGACGCTGCTCGCCGAGGCGATCCACTGGGTGCTTTACGCGGCACTGGTGCTGGTGCCGCTTTCGGGCTGGGTCGAGCACGCGGCGACCGACGGGTTTGCGCCGATCCTCTGGCCCCTCGGGCAGAACCTGCCCTTCGTGCCGACCTCGCCGCAGCTGGCCGAGACCGCCGCCACGGTGCATTTCCTGTCGCAATGGGCGCTGGTGGGCGCGCTGGTCCTGCATATCGTGGGCGCGTTGAAACACACGCTGATCGACCGCGACGCGACGCTGGCACGCATGGCGCGCGGCACCCCTGCCGGCGGCGAGGGCCATGGCCACGGCTTTGCCCTGCCGCTGGCGCTGGCCCTGCTGGTCTGGGCCGGCGTGCTGGGCGGCGGCGCGGCGGCGGGCTATTTCGCGCAGGACGAGCGCGCGGAGAGCCCGGCGCTGGAACAAGCGGCGAGCGACTGGCAGGTGCAGGAAGGCACGCTGTCGATCAGCCTCGTGCAGATGGGCTCCGAGGTCACCGGCAGCTTTGCCGACTGGACCGCCGCCATCGCCTTCGAGCCGCAGGCCGCGCCGGGCAAGACCGGCGAGGTCACGGTGACGATCTCGATCCCGTCGCTGACGCTGGGCTCTGTCACATCGCAGGCGCTGGGGCCGGATTTCTTTGCCGCCGAGACCCACCCGACCGCCACTTTCCAGGCGGATCTGATGAACGCCGCCGATGGCTATGTCGCCGAAGGCACGCTGACCCTGAAAGGCGCCGAAGTCCCCGTCTCGCTGCCCTTCTCGCTGACGCTCGACGGCGATACGGCAGAGATGAGCGGGCGCACCACGCTCGACCGGATGAATTACGGCATCGGCGAGAACATGGCCGATGCCGGGCAGCTCAGCCATGAGGTCGAGGTGATCGTCGAGCTGACCGCGACCCGCAGCGCCGAGTGA
- the fabD gene encoding ACP S-malonyltransferase, with protein sequence MSRAFIFPGQGAQAIGMGRALAEAYPAAQAVFDEVDAALGEKLSALIWEGDAETLTLTENAQPALMATSMAALRALEVEGIQVGSASFVAGHSLGEYSALTAAGALSIADAARLLRTRGLAMQQAVPVGEGAMAALLGLDLAAAREVAEAAAAPGEVCAAANDNDPGQVVISGSKAAVERAVELAKEKGAKRALMLPVSAPFHCALMAPAAEVMAEALAGVEIKAPSVPLVANVRAAAVTDPAEIRALLVEQVTGSVRWRESVEYMVAQGVTEFWEIGAGKALSGMVRRIHRAAAVQAVGTPEDVAKVLEAASA encoded by the coding sequence ATGTCCCGAGCATTCATTTTCCCCGGCCAGGGCGCCCAGGCGATCGGCATGGGCCGGGCGCTGGCCGAGGCCTACCCGGCGGCGCAGGCCGTGTTCGACGAGGTCGACGCGGCGCTTGGAGAAAAGCTCTCGGCGCTGATCTGGGAGGGCGATGCCGAGACGCTGACGCTGACCGAGAACGCGCAGCCGGCGCTGATGGCGACCTCGATGGCGGCGCTGCGGGCGCTGGAGGTCGAGGGCATCCAGGTGGGCAGCGCAAGCTTTGTCGCCGGCCATTCGCTCGGCGAGTATTCCGCGCTGACCGCCGCCGGCGCGCTGAGCATCGCCGATGCGGCGCGGCTGCTGCGCACGCGCGGCCTTGCCATGCAACAGGCGGTGCCGGTGGGCGAGGGCGCCATGGCGGCGCTGCTGGGGCTCGATCTCGCCGCCGCGCGCGAGGTGGCCGAGGCCGCCGCCGCACCGGGCGAGGTCTGTGCCGCCGCCAATGACAACGATCCGGGCCAGGTGGTGATTTCGGGCAGCAAGGCCGCCGTCGAGCGCGCCGTGGAACTGGCCAAGGAGAAGGGCGCCAAGCGCGCGCTGATGCTGCCGGTGAGCGCGCCCTTCCATTGCGCGCTGATGGCGCCCGCCGCCGAGGTCATGGCCGAGGCGCTGGCGGGGGTCGAGATCAAAGCCCCCTCGGTGCCGCTGGTGGCCAATGTGCGCGCCGCCGCGGTGACCGATCCGGCAGAGATCCGCGCGCTGCTGGTCGAGCAGGTCACGGGCTCTGTCCGCTGGCGTGAATCGGTGGAATACATGGTGGCGCAGGGCGTCACCGAGTTCTGGGAAATCGGCGCCGGCAAGGCGCTCTCGGGCATGGTCCGGCGCATCCACCGCGCCGCCGCCGTGCAGGCGGTGGGCACGCCCGAGGACGTGGCCAAGGTGCTCGAGGCCGCATCGGCCTGA
- the fabG gene encoding 3-oxoacyl-ACP reductase FabG, with amino-acid sequence MFDLTGKCALITGASGGIGGSIAKALHQAGATVGLSGTREAPLQALAEELGERAFVLPCNLSDAEAVAALPKQAAEAMGSVDILVNNAGITRDNLFMRMSDEEWQSVLDVNLTATFKLCKGVLRGMMKARWGRIVNISSIVGATGNPGQGNYAAAKAGMVGMSKSLAYEVASRGVTVNAVAPGFIETAMTDKLNDDQKAAIMGQIPAGRMGSPEEIAAAVLYLSSAEAGYVTGSTLHVNGGMAML; translated from the coding sequence ATGTTCGACCTTACGGGAAAATGCGCGCTGATCACCGGCGCGTCGGGCGGCATTGGCGGGTCCATCGCCAAGGCGCTGCACCAGGCGGGCGCCACGGTGGGGCTGTCGGGCACCCGCGAGGCGCCGCTTCAGGCGCTGGCCGAAGAGCTGGGCGAGCGTGCCTTCGTGCTGCCCTGCAACCTCTCGGATGCCGAGGCCGTGGCGGCGCTGCCGAAACAGGCGGCGGAGGCCATGGGCAGCGTCGACATTCTGGTGAACAATGCCGGCATCACCCGCGACAACCTCTTCATGCGGATGTCGGACGAGGAATGGCAGTCGGTGCTGGACGTGAACCTCACCGCGACCTTCAAACTCTGCAAGGGCGTGCTGCGCGGCATGATGAAGGCGCGCTGGGGCCGGATCGTGAACATCTCTTCCATCGTGGGCGCCACCGGCAATCCCGGCCAGGGCAACTATGCCGCCGCCAAGGCCGGCATGGTGGGCATGTCGAAATCGCTCGCCTATGAGGTCGCGTCGCGCGGGGTGACGGTGAATGCCGTCGCGCCGGGCTTTATCGAGACCGCGATGACCGACAAGCTCAACGACGACCAGAAGGCCGCGATCATGGGGCAGATTCCCGCCGGGCGCATGGGCTCGCCCGAGGAAATCGCCGCCGCCGTGCTCTACCTTTCGAGCGCCGAGGCCGGTTACGTGACGGGCTCGACCCTGCACGTAAACGGTGGCATGGCGATGCTGTAA
- a CDS encoding acyl carrier protein encodes MSDIPDRVRKIVVEHLGVEEDKVTESASFIDDLGADSLDTVELVMAFEEEFGIEIPDDAAETIQTFGDAVKFIKEAS; translated from the coding sequence ATGAGCGATATCCCTGATCGCGTGCGCAAGATCGTTGTCGAGCATCTCGGCGTGGAAGAGGACAAGGTGACCGAGAGCGCGTCGTTCATCGACGATCTGGGCGCAGACAGCCTCGACACCGTCGAACTGGTCATGGCCTTCGAGGAAGAGTTCGGGATCGAGATTCCGGACGATGCGGCCGAGACCATCCAGACCTTCGGCGATGCGGTGAAGTTCATCAAGGAAGCGTCGTAA
- a CDS encoding Fe(3+) ABC transporter substrate-binding protein, with amino-acid sequence MRLASTAIALLAAASPALAEEVNLYSYRQPELLAPLTDAFTEATGIDVNVAYLSNGLVERLQAEGDRSPADLVFTVDIARLSAIVNAGVTQPVESAVLEENVPAQYRDPGNQWFGLTTRARIAYASKERVDPSEVTTYEDLADPKWRGRLCTRSGTHPYNVALAAAYLYHHGEEETKAWLEGLKANLARKPQGNDRAQVRAVWAGECDIALGNTYYMGQMLNDPEQVEWAESVNVLFPVFEGGGTHENISGVAMTKAAPNRENALKMMEFLTSPEAQEIYAHANYEYPVAPGTEADDLVKSWGSFTADDVNLMELADHRAEALRLIEEVDFDG; translated from the coding sequence ATGCGCCTTGCATCCACCGCCATCGCCCTGCTCGCTGCCGCCAGCCCGGCCCTGGCCGAAGAGGTCAACCTCTATTCCTACCGCCAGCCGGAGCTGCTGGCGCCGCTGACCGACGCTTTCACCGAGGCCACGGGCATCGACGTCAATGTCGCCTATCTCAGCAACGGTCTGGTGGAACGGTTGCAGGCCGAGGGCGACCGCTCGCCCGCCGATCTGGTCTTTACCGTCGATATCGCGCGGCTCTCGGCCATCGTGAATGCCGGCGTGACCCAGCCGGTGGAAAGCGCCGTGCTGGAGGAAAACGTGCCGGCGCAATATCGCGACCCGGGCAACCAGTGGTTCGGTCTGACGACGCGGGCGCGCATCGCCTATGCCTCCAAGGAGCGGGTCGATCCCTCCGAGGTGACCACATACGAGGATCTTGCCGATCCGAAATGGCGCGGGCGCCTCTGCACCCGCTCGGGCACGCATCCTTATAACGTCGCGCTGGCGGCGGCCTATCTCTACCACCATGGCGAGGAAGAGACGAAGGCCTGGCTCGAAGGGCTCAAGGCCAATCTGGCGCGCAAGCCGCAGGGCAACGACCGGGCGCAGGTCCGCGCGGTCTGGGCCGGCGAATGCGATATCGCGCTCGGCAACACCTATTACATGGGCCAGATGCTGAACGATCCCGAGCAGGTGGAATGGGCGGAATCGGTCAATGTGCTGTTCCCGGTCTTCGAGGGCGGCGGCACGCATGAGAATATCTCGGGCGTGGCGATGACCAAAGCGGCGCCGAACCGCGAGAACGCACTGAAGATGATGGAATTCCTCACCTCGCCCGAGGCGCAGGAGATCTATGCCCATGCCAACTATGAATACCCCGTCGCGCCGGGCACCGAGGCGGACGATCTGGTGAAGAGCTGGGGCAGCTTCACCGCCGATGACGTGAACCTGATGGAGCTCGCCGATCACCGCGCCGAGGCGCTGCGGCTCATCGAAGAGGTCGATTTCGACGGGTGA
- the mazG gene encoding nucleoside triphosphate pyrophosphohydrolase: protein MSDDLIHNPKGGMPRLLEIMRRLRDPETGCPWDIEQDFASIAPYTIEEAYEVADAIEREAWSELKGELGDLLFQSVFHAQMASEKGLFSFDEVADTMSDKMVARHPHVFGDESNAKTPEQQTADWEAIKAQERAAKAEKGVLDGVAMGLPALLRAVKLQKRAARVGFDWPSTDQVIDKIVEEAQELREATEPDHIEEEFGDLLFVMANLARHMKIDPEAALRATNAKFTRRFGAVEAALAKKGRRPEDSTLEEMDALWDAEKRREKEKNA from the coding sequence ATGAGCGACGATCTGATCCACAACCCCAAGGGCGGAATGCCGCGGCTGCTGGAGATCATGCGGCGGCTGCGCGATCCTGAAACCGGCTGTCCCTGGGATATCGAGCAGGATTTCGCCTCCATCGCGCCCTACACGATCGAAGAGGCCTATGAGGTCGCCGATGCGATCGAGCGTGAGGCCTGGAGCGAGCTGAAGGGCGAGCTGGGCGATCTGCTGTTCCAGTCGGTGTTTCACGCGCAGATGGCGAGCGAAAAGGGCCTTTTCAGCTTCGACGAGGTGGCCGACACCATGTCGGACAAGATGGTGGCGCGGCACCCGCATGTGTTCGGCGACGAGTCGAACGCCAAGACGCCGGAGCAGCAAACCGCCGACTGGGAGGCGATCAAGGCGCAGGAGCGCGCGGCCAAGGCGGAAAAGGGCGTGCTCGACGGGGTGGCCATGGGCCTGCCGGCGCTGCTGCGCGCGGTGAAGCTGCAAAAGCGTGCGGCACGGGTGGGGTTCGATTGGCCGTCGACCGATCAGGTGATCGACAAGATCGTCGAGGAGGCGCAGGAGCTGCGCGAGGCCACCGAGCCGGACCATATCGAGGAGGAATTCGGCGATCTGCTCTTTGTCATGGCCAATCTCGCACGGCATATGAAGATCGACCCGGAGGCCGCGCTGCGCGCCACCAATGCCAAGTTCACCCGCCGCTTCGGCGCGGTCGAGGCAGCGCTGGCCAAAAAGGGCCGCCGCCCGGAGGACAGCACGCTGGAGGAGATGGACGCGCTCTGGGATGCGGAAAAGCGCCGGGAAAAAGAGAAAAACGCCTGA